A region from the Hypericibacter adhaerens genome encodes:
- a CDS encoding xanthine dehydrogenase family protein molybdopterin-binding subunit yields MADTGIGASVKRKEDFRFLTGQGHYTDDINKHGQTYAYFLRSPHAHAKIRKVDTAAAAKMPGVVAVFTGADVAADKVGGLICGWTVTDRFGKPHKAPPHPILANEKVRYVGDHVAVVIAESIAQAKDAAEAIEVDYEELPAVVDTATAMDPKAAQLHADVPNNLCYDWELGDKAAVDAAFAKAAKVSKLDLVNNRLIPNAMEPRAAIGEYDAGTDSYTCYSTSQNPHVLRLILCAFIMGVPEHKMRVIAPDVGGGFGSKIFCYAEEVVCTWAAKKVKRPVKWTAERGESFVSDAHGRDHVSHVEMAMDKDGKFLAMKVDTIASMGAYLSTFATCVPTYLYATLLAGQYTAPAIYCNVKAVFTTTAPVDAYRGAGRPEATYVVERIVENCARDMKLDPAEIRRRNFIKPDAFPYQTPVALQYDSGNYEKALDEALKLADYKGYPARKAEAAKRGKLRGIGFSAYIEACGIAPSAVVGSLGAGVGLWESAQIRFNPTGTAQVLTGSHSHGQGHETTLAQVVADKLGLSVDAVTVVHGDTSQVPFGMGTYGSRSLAVGGSAAVKAIDKIVAKGKKIAAHLLEASVDDIQYSKGVFKVAGTDRQKTIQEIAFAAYVPHNYPKDLEPGLDETAFYDPANFTYPAGVHIAEVEIDPDTGVTTIANWSAVDDFGNVINPMVVEGQVHGGIAQGVGQALLEGCVYDKETGQLLTGSYMDYCMPRADDLPSFKIGTISTPCPHNPLGVKGCGEAGAIAAPAALVNAITDALGVRDIPMPASPERVWRVAQGAKMAAE; encoded by the coding sequence ATGGCAGACACGGGCATCGGCGCCTCGGTCAAGCGCAAGGAAGACTTCCGCTTCCTCACCGGCCAGGGCCACTACACCGACGACATCAACAAGCACGGGCAGACCTACGCCTACTTCCTGCGCTCGCCCCATGCGCACGCGAAGATCAGGAAGGTCGACACCGCCGCGGCAGCGAAGATGCCGGGCGTGGTCGCGGTCTTCACCGGCGCCGACGTCGCCGCCGACAAGGTCGGCGGCCTCATCTGCGGCTGGACCGTCACCGACCGCTTCGGCAAGCCGCACAAGGCGCCCCCGCATCCGATCCTGGCGAACGAGAAGGTCCGCTATGTCGGCGACCATGTCGCGGTCGTGATCGCGGAGAGCATCGCGCAGGCCAAGGACGCGGCCGAGGCCATCGAGGTCGATTACGAGGAGCTGCCGGCCGTCGTCGACACCGCGACGGCGATGGATCCGAAGGCCGCCCAGCTCCATGCCGACGTGCCGAACAACCTCTGCTACGACTGGGAGCTCGGCGACAAGGCCGCGGTCGATGCCGCCTTCGCCAAGGCAGCGAAGGTTTCCAAGCTCGATCTCGTCAACAACCGGCTCATCCCCAACGCGATGGAGCCGCGCGCGGCGATCGGCGAATACGACGCCGGCACCGACAGCTATACCTGCTACTCCACCAGCCAGAATCCGCATGTGCTGCGGCTCATCCTCTGCGCCTTCATCATGGGCGTGCCGGAGCACAAGATGCGGGTCATCGCGCCGGATGTCGGCGGCGGCTTCGGCTCGAAGATCTTCTGCTATGCCGAGGAGGTGGTCTGCACCTGGGCGGCGAAGAAGGTGAAGCGGCCGGTGAAATGGACCGCGGAGCGCGGCGAATCCTTCGTCTCCGACGCCCATGGCCGCGACCATGTCAGCCATGTCGAGATGGCGATGGACAAGGACGGCAAGTTCCTCGCCATGAAGGTCGACACCATCGCCTCGATGGGCGCCTATCTCTCGACCTTCGCGACCTGCGTGCCGACCTATCTCTATGCCACGCTGCTCGCCGGGCAATACACGGCGCCGGCGATCTATTGCAACGTGAAGGCGGTCTTCACCACCACCGCACCGGTCGACGCCTATCGCGGCGCCGGCCGTCCGGAAGCCACCTACGTGGTCGAGCGCATCGTCGAGAACTGCGCGCGCGACATGAAGCTGGACCCGGCGGAGATCCGCCGGCGCAACTTCATCAAGCCGGATGCCTTCCCCTACCAGACGCCGGTGGCGCTGCAATACGACTCCGGCAATTACGAGAAGGCGCTCGACGAGGCGCTGAAGCTCGCCGACTACAAGGGCTATCCCGCCCGCAAGGCCGAGGCCGCCAAGCGCGGCAAGCTGCGCGGCATCGGCTTCTCCGCCTATATCGAGGCCTGCGGCATCGCGCCCTCGGCCGTGGTGGGCTCGCTGGGGGCCGGCGTGGGCCTCTGGGAATCCGCGCAGATCCGCTTCAACCCGACCGGCACCGCCCAGGTCCTGACCGGCTCGCACAGCCATGGCCAGGGCCATGAGACGACGCTGGCGCAGGTGGTGGCCGACAAGCTCGGCCTGTCGGTCGATGCGGTGACCGTGGTCCATGGCGACACCTCGCAGGTGCCGTTCGGCATGGGCACCTACGGCTCGCGCAGCCTCGCCGTCGGCGGCTCGGCCGCGGTCAAGGCCATCGATAAGATCGTCGCCAAGGGCAAGAAGATCGCGGCCCATCTGCTCGAGGCCTCGGTCGACGACATCCAGTATTCCAAGGGCGTGTTCAAGGTGGCGGGCACCGACCGGCAGAAGACGATCCAGGAGATCGCCTTCGCCGCCTACGTGCCGCACAACTACCCCAAGGATCTGGAGCCCGGCCTCGACGAGACCGCGTTCTACGATCCGGCCAACTTCACCTACCCGGCGGGCGTGCATATCGCCGAGGTCGAGATCGATCCCGATACCGGCGTCACCACCATCGCCAACTGGTCGGCGGTGGACGACTTCGGCAACGTCATCAATCCGATGGTGGTCGAGGGCCAGGTCCATGGCGGCATCGCCCAGGGCGTGGGCCAGGCGCTGCTCGAGGGCTGCGTCTACGACAAGGAGACCGGCCAGCTCCTGACCGGCTCCTACATGGATTACTGCATGCCGCGGGCCGACGATCTTCCGAGCTTCAAGATCGGCACGATCTCGACCCCCTGCCCGCACAATCCGCTGGGCGTCAAAGGCTGCGGCGAGGCCGGTGCCATCGCCGCACCGGCAGCGCTCGTCAACGCGATCACCGATGCCTTGGGCGTGCGCGACATCCCGATGCCGGCCAGCCCCGAGCGGGTCTGGCGTGTCGCGCAGGGCGCCAAGATGGCCGCCGAGTAA
- a CDS encoding AAA family ATPase — MTSPAAKSLKDRAAAAAKPLPSDVEGTLALLKAGDYVADRSLATALFLALKLRRPLFLEGEAGVGKTEIAKVLSQTLGRRLLRLQCYEGLDIASAAYEWNYSRQMIEIRLAEAAGEANRDALASDIYAEQFLVKRPLLQSLEGDLEGAPVLLIDELDRTDEPFEAYLLEILADYQITIPELGTIKAGTPPIVVITSNRTREIHDALKRRCFYYWVDYPNAERELEILRVKAPEAGTVLAREVVAFVQKLRQQDLFKLPGVAETIDWAEALIQLDKVALDPQGIDDTLGVLLKYQDDIAKIKGSEAAHLLQQVKAELAAAAR, encoded by the coding sequence ATGACGTCGCCGGCCGCGAAATCGCTGAAGGATCGCGCTGCCGCCGCGGCCAAGCCGTTGCCGTCGGATGTCGAGGGAACGCTGGCGCTTTTGAAGGCCGGCGACTATGTCGCCGACCGCAGCCTCGCCACCGCGCTGTTCCTGGCGCTCAAGCTGCGCCGCCCGCTCTTCCTCGAGGGCGAGGCCGGCGTCGGCAAGACCGAGATCGCCAAGGTGCTCTCCCAGACGCTCGGCCGCCGGCTGCTGCGGCTGCAATGCTACGAGGGGCTCGACATCGCCTCGGCCGCCTACGAATGGAACTATTCGCGCCAGATGATCGAGATCCGCCTGGCGGAGGCCGCCGGCGAGGCCAATCGCGACGCGCTCGCGAGCGACATCTATGCCGAGCAGTTCCTGGTCAAGCGGCCGCTGCTGCAATCGCTCGAGGGCGATCTCGAGGGCGCGCCGGTACTGCTGATCGACGAACTCGACCGCACCGACGAGCCGTTCGAGGCCTATCTGCTCGAGATCCTCGCCGACTACCAGATCACGATCCCCGAGCTCGGCACGATCAAGGCCGGAACGCCGCCCATCGTGGTGATCACCTCGAACCGGACGCGCGAGATCCACGACGCGCTCAAGCGGCGCTGCTTCTACTACTGGGTCGATTATCCGAACGCCGAGCGCGAGCTCGAGATCCTGAGGGTGAAGGCGCCCGAGGCCGGCACGGTGCTCGCGCGCGAGGTCGTGGCCTTCGTGCAGAAGCTGCGCCAGCAGGACCTCTTCAAGCTGCCGGGCGTGGCCGAGACCATCGACTGGGCCGAGGCGCTGATCCAGCTCGACAAGGTGGCGCTCGATCCGCAAGGCATCGACGACACGCTGGGCGTGCTGCTGAAATACCAGGACGACATCGCCAAGATCAAAGGCAGCGAGGCGGCACATCTGCTGCAGCAGGTGAAGGCCGAGCTGGCCGCGGCGGCGCGCTGA
- a CDS encoding vWA domain-containing protein gives MYFARALRAAGLPIGPGRVIDALRAIEAVGIGTREDLYWTLHAVFVNRRDQQPLYDQAFHIFWRNPQLLEKMLQTMLPSVAVPREEPEKSEEMLRRLAEALAGRQSERPGEEPQDKIEFDAAMTFSARELLQGMDFEKMSNAEMEEAKRMIAAMRLPIMQLPTRRFFPDRQGRRIDIRATLRTSLRGGGAIPLQYKRKRRRHPPLVVLCDISGSMSRYSRMMLHFMHAITNDRDRVHCFLFGTRLSNITRALRQRDVDLALAKVAAKVEDWSGGTRIGGCIAEFNAVWSRRVLGQGAVVLLITDGLDREGAQGLAEEMERLHKSCRRLIWLNPLLRFEGYEPKAQGARAILPHVDDFRPVHNLESLAELGAVLSREPARRLEAAGSYAELMAERGAA, from the coding sequence ATGTATTTCGCGCGCGCGCTGCGCGCGGCGGGGCTGCCGATCGGGCCCGGCCGCGTGATCGACGCGCTGCGCGCGATCGAAGCGGTCGGCATCGGCACGCGCGAGGATCTCTACTGGACGCTCCATGCGGTGTTCGTGAACCGGCGCGACCAGCAGCCGCTCTACGACCAGGCCTTCCACATCTTCTGGCGCAACCCGCAGCTCCTGGAAAAGATGCTCCAGACCATGCTGCCGTCGGTTGCGGTGCCGCGCGAGGAGCCCGAGAAGAGCGAGGAGATGCTGCGCCGGCTGGCCGAGGCGCTCGCCGGCCGGCAGAGCGAGCGGCCGGGCGAGGAGCCCCAGGACAAGATCGAGTTCGACGCGGCCATGACCTTCTCCGCCCGCGAGCTGCTGCAGGGCATGGATTTCGAGAAGATGAGCAACGCCGAGATGGAGGAAGCCAAGCGCATGATCGCCGCCATGCGCCTGCCCATCATGCAGCTTCCGACGCGGCGCTTCTTCCCCGACCGCCAGGGGCGCCGCATCGACATCCGCGCCACGCTGCGCACCTCCTTACGCGGCGGCGGTGCCATTCCACTGCAGTACAAGCGCAAGCGCCGCCGCCATCCGCCGCTGGTCGTGCTTTGCGACATCTCCGGCTCGATGAGCCGCTATTCGCGCATGATGCTGCATTTCATGCATGCCATCACCAACGACCGCGACCGCGTCCATTGCTTCCTCTTCGGCACGCGGCTCAGCAACATCACCCGCGCGCTGCGCCAGCGCGACGTGGACCTGGCGCTCGCCAAGGTGGCGGCCAAGGTCGAGGACTGGTCGGGCGGGACGCGGATCGGCGGCTGCATCGCCGAGTTCAACGCGGTCTGGTCGCGCCGCGTGCTGGGCCAGGGCGCCGTGGTGCTGCTCATCACCGACGGGCTCGACCGCGAGGGCGCGCAGGGGCTCGCCGAGGAGATGGAACGGCTTCACAAGAGCTGCCGGCGCCTGATCTGGCTCAATCCCCTCCTGCGCTTCGAGGGCTACGAGCCCAAGGCCCAGGGCGCCCGGGCGATCCTGCCCCACGTTGACGATTTCCGTCCGGTGCACAATCTGGAGAGTCTGGCGGAGCTCGGCGCCGTGCTGAGCCGCGAGCCGGCGCGCCGGCTGGAGGCCGCCGGCTCCTACGCCGAACTGATGGCCGAACGCGGCGCGGCCTGA
- a CDS encoding SRPBCC family protein, translated as MEMTGEYRITAPREAVWRALNDPAVLKQCIPGCEEIEKVSDTEMTAKVVAKVGPVSAKFGGKVTLSDLDPPNGYKITGEGTGGAVGFAKGGADVKLKPDETGQGTILTYTVNAAVGGKLAQIGARLIDGTARKLADEFFSKFSALVSAQAGAAAPAAAAAVSAAAPAATIPAAAAEPVTAPKTQPGAVTPPPAARKGLHPVIWIGGLIVIVLALLLYFGR; from the coding sequence ATGGAAATGACCGGTGAATACCGGATCACGGCACCGCGCGAGGCCGTCTGGCGCGCGCTCAACGATCCCGCAGTGCTGAAGCAGTGCATTCCCGGCTGCGAGGAGATCGAGAAGGTCTCGGATACCGAGATGACCGCCAAGGTGGTCGCCAAGGTCGGGCCCGTCTCCGCCAAGTTCGGCGGCAAGGTGACCCTTTCCGATCTCGATCCGCCCAACGGCTACAAGATCACGGGCGAAGGCACCGGCGGCGCCGTCGGCTTCGCCAAGGGCGGGGCCGACGTCAAGCTCAAGCCCGACGAGACCGGCCAGGGCACCATCCTGACCTACACCGTCAATGCCGCGGTCGGCGGCAAGCTCGCCCAGATCGGCGCCCGGCTGATCGACGGCACCGCGCGCAAGCTGGCTGATGAATTTTTCAGCAAGTTTTCGGCACTGGTCAGCGCGCAGGCAGGGGCGGCCGCGCCCGCGGCGGCTGCAGCGGTATCCGCTGCCGCGCCGGCCGCAACTATCCCGGCCGCGGCGGCCGAGCCGGTCACGGCCCCAAAGACCCAGCCCGGCGCTGTGACACCGCCGCCGGCGGCCCGCAAGGGCCTGCATCCGGTGATCTGGATCGGCGGGCTGATCGTCATCGTCCTCGCCCTGCTGCTCTATTTCGGCCGCTGA
- a CDS encoding YnbE family lipoprotein — protein sequence MGSREALGLAKEGCVLNRSVRGGVAALLLGAGLAACNPTVKVEAPDKPIVINMNIKIEQEVRVKIEQQAQEDIAKNPDIF from the coding sequence GTGGGAAGCCGCGAGGCGCTGGGCCTCGCGAAGGAAGGGTGTGTGCTGAACCGGTCTGTTCGTGGCGGCGTGGCCGCTCTTCTCTTGGGCGCCGGCCTTGCCGCCTGCAATCCGACCGTCAAGGTCGAGGCGCCGGACAAGCCCATCGTGATCAACATGAACATCAAGATCGAGCAGGAGGTGCGCGTGAAGATCGAGCAGCAGGCGCAGGAAGACATTGCCAAGAACCCCGACATCTTCTGA
- a CDS encoding (2Fe-2S)-binding protein, with translation MPTVSLTVNGKSVSGEVEARTLLVHFLREKLSLTGTHVGCDTSQCGACVVHVNGKSVKSCTMLAVQADGAKVTTIEGLANGAELHPMQAAFREHHGLQCGFCTPGMVMSAVDLVQNNPAPSEKDVREWLEGNICRCTGYHNIVKAIQAGAQAMKR, from the coding sequence ATGCCCACCGTTTCCTTGACGGTGAACGGCAAGTCCGTCTCGGGCGAGGTCGAGGCCCGGACGCTGCTGGTTCATTTTCTGCGCGAGAAGCTGAGCCTGACCGGCACGCATGTCGGCTGCGACACCAGCCAGTGCGGTGCCTGCGTCGTCCATGTGAACGGCAAGTCGGTGAAGAGCTGCACCATGCTGGCGGTGCAGGCCGACGGCGCCAAGGTCACCACGATCGAGGGCCTCGCCAACGGCGCCGAGCTGCATCCGATGCAGGCGGCCTTCCGCGAGCATCACGGCCTGCAATGCGGCTTCTGCACGCCCGGCATGGTCATGAGCGCGGTCGATCTCGTGCAGAACAACCCGGCGCCGTCCGAGAAGGACGTGCGTGAATGGCTGGAGGGCAACATCTGTCGCTGCACCGGCTATCACAACATCGTCAAGGCCATCCAGGCCGGCGCCCAGGCGATGAAGCGGTAG
- a CDS encoding FAD binding domain-containing protein, producing the protein MHNFSYQRPASLADAAKLLSGEAKLLAGGMTLLPTLKQRLAQPSALVDLAALAELKGIKAEGGGLTIGAMTTHAEVAHSAEVKRTIPALAVLAEGIGDPQVRNRGTIGGSISNNDPAADYPAGVLGLGATVVTNKRKIAADDFFKGLFETALGDGEIVTAVSFPKPEKAGYAKFPNPASRYAMVGVFVAKTAGGVRVAVTGAGPGVFRVPEMEKALAGSFSPDAIKAIKVAATNLNSDMHGSAEYRAHLVGVMAARAVASAG; encoded by the coding sequence ATGCATAACTTTTCCTATCAGCGTCCGGCCTCGCTCGCGGACGCGGCGAAGCTGCTCTCGGGCGAAGCCAAGCTCCTGGCCGGCGGCATGACCCTGCTGCCGACCCTGAAGCAGCGCCTGGCGCAACCCTCGGCGCTCGTCGATCTCGCCGCCCTGGCCGAGCTCAAGGGCATCAAGGCCGAGGGCGGCGGGCTCACCATCGGTGCCATGACCACCCACGCCGAGGTGGCCCATTCCGCCGAGGTGAAGCGCACCATCCCGGCGCTCGCGGTCCTCGCCGAAGGCATCGGCGATCCGCAGGTCCGCAACCGCGGCACCATCGGCGGCTCGATCTCCAACAACGATCCGGCGGCCGACTATCCGGCGGGCGTGCTGGGCCTCGGCGCCACGGTCGTGACCAACAAGCGCAAGATCGCGGCCGACGATTTCTTCAAGGGCCTGTTCGAGACGGCGCTCGGCGATGGCGAGATCGTCACCGCCGTGAGCTTCCCGAAGCCCGAGAAGGCCGGCTACGCCAAGTTCCCGAACCCGGCTTCGCGCTATGCGATGGTGGGCGTGTTCGTGGCCAAGACCGCCGGCGGCGTGCGCGTCGCGGTAACCGGTGCAGGCCCCGGCGTCTTCCGCGTGCCGGAAATGGAGAAGGCGCTCGCCGGCAGCTTCTCGCCCGACGCCATCAAGGCCATCAAGGTCGCGGCGACGAACCTCAACAGCGACATGCATGGCAGCGCGGAATACCGCGCCCATCTGGTCGGCGTCATGGCGGCGCGCGCGGTGGCTTCGGCCGGCTGA
- a CDS encoding YdbH domain-containing protein, translating into MLAGAAAALVTGAFVALLLLSLLPRLVEGWAAQQLEARGLTNLRFHVASVGWHEARITDIDLPGDAHLRLSQIQLVYGWQGFSPQIRSILVQNPRIEFTTQTPLDQAIASLGDSFSAPAAGGGVLRLPGLPPVEIRGGEVVLAPPDGPPVARLGFTGRLDPAGDDRYAVDFVVTGAGPQGQLAGRADGSLDLTGSGSLRISFADGRLDSPEHGLTAQHIAGEAYLSLIAFEPWAGTVAVTADQARFRDLPPSRLKLQVDRDPNRTLVSAEAVGGDGSFRVSGQGTVELDGATPSADGQVALDADADSPIWKTLGLPPPSGGRITISGPASVTLSGQPQGAEAPPIAGVAAQLELRLDNVRWPGVVDSVSGGGPVTVTFGPNHLLAVKTPSPLVLTTLFAPALLDRLALPASLRRPFDMPAALSLSSPEGLTLQGNETGAQTLDGDLLIQLGGAQPASLRLGGTVHTAPDGGGIADFELQRIEGQAEGWPVTEAGASLWLDRVSFSGQLSGRPDQFTGNLRVSPQLSEIKTSSANIKNLSLEVNNAIQYTDNTLTLSIPEPGSAELGGFTALARLESRKAVRFAIRPAKDRPLLVARWQPEGLSLDYGVRTGPLALALRPVAKTDTEPIDLRWGASGFYGHWSAAEGATGEIRVADLVADLPKRGIVVENLDARLAYAGMTGAKLTATAGRLRLGADQDWLPALAMEGTAELRRDAVEFDLAAHDQNKLLQFAFSGIHDLAHGRGAGRLEMTPVRFLPGGLQPRDLAPTLRNQIDEATGTVMVAGALAWKGGAVFSNLDMRLQDLSLSGRGMALSRINGAVTLSNLQPIATPPGQQIAVAQIDMGVPLQNALISFSAGPGPILKIEKASLDLADGQVTVGPTRLDPTASRQQVDLQVRNVDLGELLALAEIDGLSGTGRLAGTIPVQIEDGAVIIAGARLDATGPGRLAYSPTAPPSGLSAAGDTGSLVLSALNDFRYDQLWLTLDRDKDGEATLGLHVRGKNPSFYNGYPIELNLALNGRLDRILHDSLEGYSVPDLVREKMAAPP; encoded by the coding sequence TTGTTGGCCGGTGCGGCGGCGGCGCTCGTAACGGGCGCCTTCGTCGCCCTGTTGCTGTTGTCGCTGTTGCCGCGGCTGGTCGAAGGCTGGGCCGCGCAGCAATTGGAGGCACGCGGCCTGACGAATCTGCGCTTCCACGTGGCCTCGGTCGGCTGGCACGAGGCCCGGATCACCGACATCGACCTGCCCGGGGATGCGCATCTCCGCCTGTCGCAGATCCAGCTGGTCTATGGCTGGCAGGGGTTCTCGCCGCAGATCCGCTCGATCCTGGTCCAGAACCCTCGCATCGAATTCACGACCCAGACGCCCCTGGACCAGGCCATCGCCAGCCTGGGCGACAGCTTCTCGGCGCCGGCCGCCGGCGGCGGCGTGCTCCGGCTGCCGGGCCTGCCACCGGTCGAGATCCGCGGCGGCGAGGTGGTCCTGGCGCCACCCGACGGCCCCCCCGTCGCCCGCCTGGGCTTTACCGGGCGCCTGGATCCGGCGGGCGACGATCGCTACGCGGTCGATTTCGTCGTCACCGGCGCCGGTCCCCAGGGCCAGCTCGCCGGCCGGGCGGACGGCAGCCTGGACCTGACCGGCAGCGGGTCGCTCCGGATTTCCTTCGCCGACGGCAGGCTGGACAGCCCGGAACACGGCCTGACGGCCCAACATATCGCCGGCGAGGCCTATCTGAGCCTCATCGCCTTCGAACCCTGGGCGGGAACGGTGGCGGTGACGGCCGACCAGGCCCGCTTCCGGGACCTGCCTCCCTCGCGCCTCAAGCTGCAGGTCGATCGGGACCCCAACCGCACCCTGGTCAGCGCCGAGGCCGTGGGCGGGGATGGCAGCTTCCGGGTGAGCGGCCAGGGAACGGTCGAGCTGGACGGGGCCACCCCCTCCGCCGACGGGCAGGTCGCCCTCGATGCCGACGCGGATTCCCCGATCTGGAAGACGCTGGGCCTGCCGCCGCCCTCAGGCGGGCGGATCACGATCAGCGGCCCCGCCTCGGTCACGCTCTCCGGCCAGCCCCAGGGCGCCGAGGCACCGCCGATCGCCGGGGTGGCCGCCCAGCTCGAGCTGCGGCTCGACAATGTCCGCTGGCCGGGCGTGGTCGACAGCGTCTCCGGCGGCGGTCCCGTGACCGTCACCTTCGGCCCGAACCACCTCCTGGCGGTCAAGACCCCCAGCCCCCTGGTGCTGACCACCCTGTTCGCCCCGGCTCTCCTGGATCGGCTGGCTTTGCCGGCCTCGTTGCGCCGGCCTTTCGACATGCCCGCCGCCCTCAGCCTCTCCTCCCCCGAGGGGCTGACCCTCCAGGGGAACGAAACCGGCGCCCAGACCCTCGATGGCGACCTGCTGATCCAGCTGGGCGGGGCCCAGCCCGCCAGCCTGCGGCTGGGCGGCACCGTCCATACCGCCCCGGACGGTGGCGGGATCGCCGATTTCGAGCTGCAGCGGATCGAAGGGCAGGCGGAGGGCTGGCCGGTGACGGAAGCCGGCGCCTCCCTATGGCTCGACCGGGTCAGCTTCTCGGGCCAGCTTTCCGGCCGGCCGGATCAATTCACAGGAAACCTTAGAGTTTCTCCTCAACTATCTGAAATAAAAACAAGTTCCGCGAATATCAAAAACCTCTCCTTAGAGGTTAATAATGCCATCCAATATACTGATAATACACTGACTCTTTCGATTCCAGAGCCGGGCAGCGCCGAGCTGGGAGGTTTCACCGCCCTGGCCCGACTGGAGAGCCGCAAGGCCGTCCGCTTCGCCATCCGGCCGGCCAAGGACCGGCCCCTCCTGGTGGCGCGCTGGCAGCCCGAGGGGCTGAGCCTGGATTACGGGGTGCGGACCGGGCCCCTCGCGCTGGCACTGCGGCCGGTGGCCAAGACCGACACGGAACCGATCGACTTGCGCTGGGGTGCCAGCGGCTTCTATGGGCACTGGTCGGCCGCCGAGGGCGCGACCGGCGAGATCCGCGTCGCCGATCTGGTGGCGGATCTGCCCAAGCGCGGCATCGTCGTCGAAAACCTGGATGCACGTCTCGCCTATGCGGGAATGACCGGCGCCAAGCTGACGGCGACGGCCGGGCGGTTGCGCCTGGGCGCCGACCAGGACTGGCTGCCGGCCCTGGCCATGGAGGGAACGGCGGAGCTGCGCCGGGATGCAGTCGAGTTCGACCTCGCCGCCCATGACCAGAACAAGCTGCTCCAGTTCGCCTTCTCCGGCATCCACGACCTGGCCCATGGCCGCGGCGCGGGCCGGCTCGAGATGACGCCGGTGCGCTTCCTCCCCGGGGGCCTGCAGCCGCGCGATCTGGCACCCACGCTTCGCAATCAGATCGACGAAGCCACGGGCACCGTCATGGTGGCCGGCGCGCTCGCCTGGAAGGGCGGCGCCGTCTTCAGCAATCTCGACATGCGGCTCCAGGATCTCTCGCTCAGCGGCCGCGGCATGGCGCTGAGCCGGATCAACGGCGCCGTCACGCTCTCCAACCTGCAGCCGATCGCAACCCCGCCCGGCCAGCAGATCGCGGTCGCGCAGATCGACATGGGCGTGCCCCTGCAGAACGCCCTCATCAGCTTCTCGGCCGGGCCCGGCCCCATCCTCAAGATCGAGAAGGCGTCCCTCGATCTGGCCGACGGCCAGGTCACGGTCGGGCCGACCCGCCTCGATCCGACGGCAAGCCGGCAGCAGGTCGATCTCCAGGTCCGCAATGTCGATCTAGGCGAGCTCCTGGCCCTGGCCGAGATCGACGGCCTCAGCGGCACCGGGCGGCTGGCGGGCACGATCCCGGTCCAGATCGAGGATGGCGCCGTCATCATCGCCGGCGCCCGGCTCGACGCGACGGGCCCCGGGCGCCTGGCCTATTCCCCGACCGCCCCGCCCAGCGGCCTTTCAGCGGCCGGGGATACCGGAAGCCTGGTGCTCTCGGCGCTGAACGATTTCCGCTATGATCAGCTCTGGCTGACGCTTGACCGCGACAAGGACGGTGAGGCGACGCTGGGCTTGCATGTGCGGGGGAAAAATCCCTCTTTCTATAATGGCTATCCGATCGAGCTGAACCTCGCCCTCAACGGCCGGCTCGACCGGATTCTGCACGATAGCCTAGAGGGTTATAGCGTGCCGGACCTGGTGCGCGAGAAGATGGCGGCCCCGCCTTGA
- a CDS encoding XdhC family protein, which produces MDRSEQDVIDQALAWRSEGRKVALATVIATWGSSPRPVGSQLAVDETGNMIGSVSGGCIEGAVVKEAQEIMAGAKPRLLDFGITNEQAWDVGLACGGKLQVYVEAVE; this is translated from the coding sequence ATGGATCGCAGCGAACAGGATGTCATCGACCAGGCGCTGGCCTGGCGAAGCGAAGGCCGCAAGGTGGCGCTGGCCACCGTCATCGCGACCTGGGGCTCCTCGCCCCGCCCCGTCGGCAGCCAGCTCGCCGTCGACGAGACCGGCAACATGATCGGCTCCGTTTCGGGCGGCTGCATCGAGGGCGCCGTGGTGAAGGAGGCGCAGGAGATCATGGCCGGCGCCAAGCCGCGGCTGCTCGATTTCGGCATCACCAACGAGCAGGCCTGGGATGTCGGGCTTGCCTGCGGCGGCAAGCTGCAGGTCTATGTCGAGGCCGTGGAATGA
- a CDS encoding YdbL family protein translates to MYSARRYFIRIALLGLMALLLPFAATTASAADEDQLNALRAQGIVAERFDGYVMVKDNSTGATAQSLVDRVNAERRAIYEARAKAQGVTAADVGKVYAGQIIQKAPKGTWFLNADGSWTRK, encoded by the coding sequence ATGTATTCAGCCCGCCGATACTTCATCCGCATCGCATTGCTCGGCCTGATGGCGCTGCTCCTGCCGTTCGCCGCGACGACCGCGTCGGCCGCCGACGAGGACCAGCTCAACGCCCTTCGCGCGCAGGGCATCGTTGCCGAGCGCTTCGACGGCTATGTGATGGTCAAGGACAACTCGACCGGCGCCACGGCGCAGTCCCTGGTCGATCGGGTCAATGCCGAGCGCCGCGCCATCTACGAGGCCCGCGCCAAGGCGCAGGGCGTGACCGCCGCCGATGTCGGCAAGGTCTATGCCGGCCAGATCATCCAGAAGGCGCCCAAGGGCACCTGGTTCCTCAACGCGGATGGCAGTTGGACAAGGAAATGA